In Miscanthus floridulus cultivar M001 chromosome 19, ASM1932011v1, whole genome shotgun sequence, the DNA window CCGTCGAGATGGTTCCGCGACCGAAGGTGTGCGCCGGGAACGACgacgccgcgccgccgcctccgtcgACGTAGCAGCCGGGGCGCCCTTGCTCTTCTTGTTTGCGGCGACTAATAGCTTGCTCTTCCTCGCCGAGGCGCTCAACATCGCGGAGATCCAGGCGTTGGGGCACCCGATCGAGGAAGAAAATTGGAGCTCTGTTGCTGCTCACCGGTGATATAGAGGACGGATTTGGCGGGACTGCTCCCTCCCGCGCGCGCGAGCGCCCGGGATCTGCGCGCCGTCGCGACGAGGAGACGGCTCCTACAACCCTGCTCGGGTCGTCTCGTCCGCCCCACGGAGCCGTCCCTTCGCGAGACGACGGACGCGGCGTCTTCAGGCTtcgacagtttttttttttttttttttttttttgtaaaagtgGCGATGAAGGACGGGTTCAACCCACCCGTACGTGCCCTTGATACAGTCCTAATACATTGTCAATCCTTTGATTATAAGTTACCAGTACAAAGTATGAAAAAGAAAATGGAGTTGATGCCACGAAGGATCCTTAATAGAAGAAGACAGGGGATTAGTTTCGATGGTTAAAAAAGGCAGATTAGTAGTATAACTTTAGTTTAATTTGGTGGTAGAAAAGGCCAAAAAATGTCTTTATGTTAAATCTGCACTGAAAACTAAGAAATTGACATTTACTTCACCAGGACCATACGTATGCAGCAAGGGATTAGTTAAGGATCACACAGTTGTTTGGGAGAGAATCATTATTTTGTGTGCCTGTTCAAACGCATGGGCCATTAACTAGTAGTCCTTAGAAAGATGTTTCACCAATGAAACGTTGAGACACAGCCATCAAATGATAGGATGATAATGACCGCATCAGATGAAATTTGGTGACCACTGATATACAGGTTAATTAACAGAGGTAAAACCTTTGTCTTTCAGAATAAAGAAAATGCATGGTTGCATTAAATACGTTAGAGTTTTGCATGGAACTATGGATGAAACCTTGAGAAAGCGAAAAAGGGCAGGGTAGGTAGATGTCAAGTAATTAGAAATGGAAACCACAGTACAGCGCACCAACCAGGAGTTATGTGGGCCACCAAACTATAGTAGGGCCCTGAGGATGTTTGAAACCATGAAGAAAATTTAGAGAGGAACCTAAAGTTGCGGTAATCAGTAGAACAGTTATAAGTAGATTGATAAGAAAGAACATAAGGAGAGGAATCGAGGACTGCATCCTATTCCATGTTCCTGAAAGGAATAGGAACATGAACACAGGGAAAATCATCAGATGATCACCTACACATCTGCTCCACCTTGGCAATTCAATTTCAATCATAGCCGAATCACCAAGAACAGAAGAAGAATCCACTTAAATTTATTATTCATTCACAGATGAGAAATTCATTCATGTTTTTGAATCATGCAATAATCCATGACCACAATCAGTTTAACAGTCACCATATGCACATGGACGGACACAAGCAATTAACAGAGCAGTAGTAGTATATACACATACACACCACCGACAGAGGATGGGCGAGTCTTATTCGCAATCTGGCATCGAATTCCCAAATCGACTGAGATGGGATGGGGTTGGGATCAGATCTCCTCCACCACGATCCAGTCCTCCTCGCCGTCGGAGAACTCCACCGCGATGGTGATTCCGACCATGCAGAACCCcatgtcgtcgtcgtcttcatcctTCTCGTCATCCCCATCTTCCTGGCCATCCAGCAGCAGCCCCTGCTCTCCAATTGCTTGAATCTCTCCTACATCACCTACGTCAGTATCACGCGCCGCCGGATCAGGATCGACTTCGAGGCCGTCGGCGTCGTCGTCGGCGCGGCGGCCGACGAAGATGTCGTAGAGGTCAGAGAGCCCGGCGTCGGGCGCTCCTATCCCGCCTTCGCCTGcggcgtcgtcgtcctcctcgtgcCAGCTGTTGCCGCCGGCCAGGTAAGCGAGCAGGGAGGAGGCGGACTTGCCCCTGTACTCGGGGACGCCTTCGCCCTGGTCGACGACGCGCCAGGACACGAGGCGGTGGTtgagcgcgacgtcgcaggcgCGGAGCTTGTGCGCGCCCTTGGCCTTGTCCCGCGCCTTGGTGACGGGGTGCGCGTGGCACCCCGCGCACCGGGGCCGCCGGCACTTACCCGTGCTCCTCGACGCGTTCGTCAGCTTCGCCGCCACCGCCAACGGCTCCTGTGCCGCCTCGGCGTCGGCGGCTGCGGCCTTCAGCACCTTGCTGCGGCTGATCCGGACGGTGCCGTGCTGCCGCCCTTCCCTCTTCATCGTCCGGACGGCTTGGCGCTTGCGGGTTTCTTGGGGGGGAGGTTGTTGTTTGGTTGGAGAAGAAAGAGGGCCGAGGAACGAGGAGGTGTGGAGGTGGTTGGCAATGGCAACTATACAAGCAAGGggaaaggggagagggggaggacCACGCGCATGTGTGGTTGGGCAAGTGTGTGGGAGTCGCCAAGGGGAAGGCGGACCATGGCCGGTGTGGTGCCGGCGGCCGCGGGTGGTTGGGGACTTCTTGGggtagaagtagaagtagaaGTAGAAGTGGTGGGCAAGCAAGATTCACTTTCTGCCTGGGTACCGCTGCATCTGGCAGTGGACCGGGTCAGGAAAGCCAAATTAATGAGAGGTCAAGGAAGCTAATTCTATTCTGCACTGCACTAATAATACAAAAAGGAAACTTTAACTAATTGTATTCTCGCGAGGATATGGGATACCTACGCGGTTGCTTGCTGGGAGGAATGGACGATCCaaccttttctctctctttttttttttaaaaaaagggagTCGCTATATTTCAGTCGCCTGAAATATATGAACCATCTCAGGCGACGTCCAGAGCCCTTGGATCTGCATCCAAAGGTCAGATCTGTTCTCTGTTGTTTTTCTGTAGCAGGCAACAAAACGGGTCCGCAAATGAACCCGCAAACCCAACCAAAGCCGCTACCGGGCCCGCCAAACCTTAACGGGTGCAAGATCCGATACCCGCTATATCAAATAACTACTCATTCGAGCCACAAAGCAGCTATTCGGCCCAATAAAACAGTACACAGAAATTACAACTCTGTCACTACACCCTCCAGCAAGAAAGAAACACCCCCGATCAATCTGGATCTAGAAGGGGAATTAGAGTGGAGAGAAGAGCGAAAATTAGAGATTATTGGGCTCCTTGTTGAACTAAACCTTGCCATTACTGTTGCCAAACCTTCCTCACGATCTCCCTGACCAGGGAATCCGGCTCGTGCATGTGAAGCCTGCTACGAGTAGAGTTAACGTGTGCCTGATCTGTATTTACACAGAGACAAACAGAAACACAAAAAAATAGAGTTAACTTGTGCCTGATCTGTATTTACACAGAGACAAACAGAATCTGTCGGGAAAAGAGGCAAGGTGGCACACAGGCAAGCAGGCAACAGAGTTAAAACAACCCTGCCCAGTGCCCATAGTCCACAGAATATGGAGCACCAGGATCACTGCATATTCTCACCCGACGAGATTCACATATTAAGGTATTCTGAGCAAACAAAGGCATAATGAATATGATCTTGAAAATTTCAGAACATAAATACGAAAATTGCACATTTCAAATAGTGCAACTAGTACTTGTTGATAATGCAACTATACTGTTTATGTATATAATTAGAAAATCCAGCTCATGCATGTGAAGCATGCTGTGAGTACAGTTAACTTGTACTGGTGAAAAGCGACACACAGACAAGCACAATTAACGAAACTCTGAACTGTGTTAGCACAAAGACAAATCTGTTTTTGTCTGTGTTGAGCTAGACCATGGTGCCTTTTTTGGGCAGGACTGTGTCTATGGCTAGTGGCATGCAATTATGCGGCAACCCCAAGGATGTTCAAATGCAGCTGCTTTTTGAGTCTGAATTTAGTTGGCACAAAAAATTCAGAAACAACAATTCTAAAACTACATGCACCGAATTTGTCCACAGTAGCAAGGATTCCCTAAGTACTAATGAAACATTAGCAGAGACAGTGATAAGTTACAAATAGTAACAATAAACTGGTTCTGCCACTTTTACAAAGATAAAATCATGAGACTGCACACAAAGGCCAGTCACGAGTGCGAGACCCAGGGACATACCCTCAGTTTTGGTAGTAATTATGACTTGTTCTTTTCTCTAAAACTTTTGGAGAACAAACAGACATGATGTTCAGCATATAGGAAAATATAACTGACAAGGTAAGACGCTGGTTTGGGACCTACAGCTACAGGTGGTACAAGTGATCCTTCATCCATGACATTAGCTAAGTTGTTGGCTTTTTTATCTTCCTTACCAAGAGGATGAGAATGTAGTTGAGAATTCCTTCTGTTCACCAAAATAATGCAGCCATTCAAGGCACACAACCAGAACTTCTATTGTAGAACACATAGGCAAATTGCAAGATAGCTGACAAAATTgtatgtgttggcacaaatcacaataaacagattataatttttttctatagaaAAACAAGGATAAAAATGTGGtctgtgttggcacaaatcacaaaaaaattCTATAAAAGGACAAAAATGTTGCCGGTGCTGGCACAAAACACAATAAACAAAAGACAAGGACAATAGAAACATGAGAAATTCAGTATGTTGTTGTAAACAACTACCCTGCATGTGTGTCGTAAAATTACTGAACATGCCGAGGATTTATCTCAAAATCAGCTAGGAAATTCAGTTTTTAGTCAAACATTGTGTTTCTTGACAAACTGTCAGAATCTGTCTTTAAATGACATTAGTGAGATTAAGTACTGTAGACGAAATTACCAAATCATGACATAGGCTGTAGAGGTATGAAAGTTCATAGAGATCAATATTTATTGACATGTCAACCAGGATCTTGAGTGCTTGAGCATGCTTACCAGCAAGATGATCCTAAGGCCAGGCTATAGTGTGTTGCTCCTGTATGTGCTGGGACATCTCATAGCTTTCTAGCTGCAGTGTTATCTGGTTCAGGAAGCTCTCGCTCACCTTCAGGTCTGCCTCAAGCATCACCTCCGGGTCACTGTCCCTCATCTAACGATTGGCTGCATTAAAAGGGCTAGTTCAGTTTCTTGTCAGATGTTGTACTGCATCAACAAAGGAGTTAGCGGTCAATGAATGGAGTCCTACTTTCCTTGTTCTCAGGAAATTTTACAGAAATGACAAAAAAAATGACAACACCCGAAAACAAGCACATAACCACTATAGTGCTATGTTTTTGCCGGATGAAAccacatttatttattttttatcacACAGTGTGCTTTCTATACGAGGATAGTCAGAAAAT includes these proteins:
- the LOC136528305 gene encoding uncharacterized protein, with amino-acid sequence MKREGRQHGTVRISRSKVLKAAAADAEAAQEPLAVAAKLTNASRSTGKCRRPRCAGCHAHPVTKARDKAKGAHKLRACDVALNHRLVSWRVVDQGEGVPEYRGKSASSLLAYLAGGNSWHEEDDDAAGEGGIGAPDAGLSDLYDIFVGRRADDDADGLEVDPDPAARDTDVGDVGEIQAIGEQGLLLDGQEDGDDEKDEDDDDMGFCMVGITIAVEFSDGEEDWIVVEEI